In Thermodesulfobacteriota bacterium, the sequence ACGAACAACATTCGTGAACTCGAAGGCGCACTCATCCGGGCAACCGCATACGCCCAACTCACCAACGAGCCACTGACCCTCGACGTCGCCAAGAAGGTGCCTGAAATCGAATGGAGAATAAGAAGCCTTATACGCTGGAACGCAATGGCAATGGTTGTAAGAGCCAATAGGCTAGAAGAAGGTATTGGAGGCCATATTTCCACATTTGCCTCTGCAGCGGCCCTATATGAAGTAGCATTTAATCATTTCTTAAGAGGCAGAAACGAGAACCACGAGGGCGATATAGTCTATTTTCAGGGACACGCGGCCCCAGGGATTTATGCAAGAGCATTTCTGGAAGGAAGACTCAGCATTGAAGACCTGCAAAATTTCAGACGGGACCTAGTTCCCCAAGGCGGTCTAAGCTCGTATCCGCACCCATGGCTTATGCCCGAGTTCTGGCAGTTCCCCACTGTCTCAATGGGACTTAGCCCGATTATGGCAATCTATCAGGCAAGGTTTAACCGCTACCTTGAAGACCGTGGACTTAAAAAATACTCCGATGCCAGAGTGTGGGCGTTTTTAGGAGACGGTGAGACAGATGAGCCAGAGACACTAGGAGCTATCACTTTGGCTTCTAGAGAGCATCTGGACAATTTAATTTTTGTAGTTAACTGTAATCTTCAGAGATTAGATGGGCCGGTTAGGGGTAATGGTAAAATTATCCAAGAACTAGAGGCAATTTTCAGGGGCGCAGGGTGGAATGTTATAAAAGTACTTTGGGGAAGCAATTGGGACCCTCTAATTGAAAAAGATGAAGATGGCCTGTTAGTAAAGCGGATGACAGAAGCTTTAGACGGCGATTATCAAAAATACTCCGTGGCATCAGGGGAATATATCAGAGACCACTTTTTTGGCACTGACCCAAAAATAAAAGAAATGGTTAAGGACATGTCCGACAGTGAGCTTCAAAAGCTTAGAAGAGGGGGGCATGACCCAGAGAAAATCTACCCTGCATTTAAAGCCGCAATTGAAAATACAGGCTCACCAACTGTGATTTTAGCTAAGACAATTAAAGGCTATGGGCTTGGTGAGGCTGGGGAAGGTAGAAATATCACCCATCAGCAAAAAAAATTAAATGAAGACGAGCTTAAGCTATTTAAAAAACGCTTTGAGATACCGATATCAAATGAAGATGTTTCAAGGGCGCCGTTTTACAAACCGGCGGAGGACAGCCCTGAGATAAAATATATTAAAGAACGAAGAGAAGAGCTCGGCGGATACCTACCAAAGCGTGAGGTAATATGCGATCCGCTTAAACCACCACCTGAAAAATTATTTGAGGAATTCTATAAAGGCTCAGGCGATAGAGAAGTGGCTACAACTATGGCATTTGTAAGAATGCTTGCCAAAATGCTCAAGGATAAAAGTATCGGCAAACTTATAGTTCCCATTGTACCCGATGAAGCCCGCACGTTTGGAATGGAAGCTCTATTTAGACAAGTGGGCATTTACTCTCATGTAGGACAGCTCTACGACCCAGTAGATGCAGAGACGCTTTTATATTACAAAGAGGCGGTAGACGGTCAAATATTAGAGGAAGGTATCACTGAGGCAGGATCTATGTCTTCATTCATAGCTGCCGGAACCGCTTATGCAACCCATGGAATAAACACAATACCATTTTTCATTTACTACTCGATGTTCGGATTTCAGAGAATAGGCGATCTGGTTTGGGCCGCAGGGGATATGAAATGCAAAGGCTTTATGATAGGCGGCACAGCCGGAAGAACTACACTTGCGGGAGAAGGGCTTCAG encodes:
- the aceE gene encoding pyruvate dehydrogenase (acetyl-transferring), homodimeric type, with product TNNIRELEGALIRATAYAQLTNEPLTLDVAKKVPEIEWRIRSLIRWNAMAMVVRANRLEEGIGGHISTFASAAALYEVAFNHFLRGRNENHEGDIVYFQGHAAPGIYARAFLEGRLSIEDLQNFRRDLVPQGGLSSYPHPWLMPEFWQFPTVSMGLSPIMAIYQARFNRYLEDRGLKKYSDARVWAFLGDGETDEPETLGAITLASREHLDNLIFVVNCNLQRLDGPVRGNGKIIQELEAIFRGAGWNVIKVLWGSNWDPLIEKDEDGLLVKRMTEALDGDYQKYSVASGEYIRDHFFGTDPKIKEMVKDMSDSELQKLRRGGHDPEKIYPAFKAAIENTGSPTVILAKTIKGYGLGEAGEGRNITHQQKKLNEDELKLFKKRFEIPISNEDVSRAPFYKPAEDSPEIKYIKERREELGGYLPKREVICDPLKPPPEKLFEEFYKGSGDREVATTMAFVRMLAKMLKDKSIGKLIVPIVPDEARTFGMEALFRQVGIYSHVGQLYDPVDAETLLYYKEAVDGQILEEGITEAGSMSSFIAAGTAYATHGINTIPFFIYYSMFGFQRIGDLVWAAGDMKCKGFMIGGTAGRTTLAGEGLQHQDGHSHLLAYPVPNLKAYDPAFAYEIAVIIQDGIKRMYHDREDLFYYITVMNETYIQPKMPEGAKEGILKGMYKFKSSEKKDAQLHAQLLGSGTILNEVLKAQEVLEEKYGVAADVWSVTSYKELYRDGLDKERWNMLHPSEIKRVPYISQCLNDAPGVFVAASDYVMALPDSISQWLPRPLVSLGTDGFGRSAGRKALRDFFEVDWRYITLAVLAALTWEKKIDPSIVEKAIQDLGINPSKANPILS